Proteins encoded by one window of Coleofasciculus chthonoplastes PCC 7420:
- the groES gene encoding co-chaperone GroES: MAAVSLSVSTVKPLGDRVFLKVSAAEEKTAGGILLPDNAKEKPQVGEIVATGPGKRNDDGSRSELEVKIGDKVLYSKYAGTDIKLGNEEYVLLSEKDILAVVS; the protein is encoded by the coding sequence ATGGCAGCCGTATCTCTGAGTGTTTCTACAGTCAAGCCATTAGGCGATCGCGTTTTTCTCAAGGTCAGTGCCGCTGAAGAAAAAACGGCAGGTGGCATTTTGTTACCTGACAACGCCAAAGAGAAGCCTCAAGTTGGGGAAATTGTCGCCACCGGTCCTGGCAAGCGCAACGATGATGGCTCTCGCTCGGAACTGGAAGTCAAAATTGGTGACAAGGTTCTCTACTCCAAGTATGCCGGTACTGATATCAAGCTAGGCAACGAAGAGTATGTTCTACTTTCAGAAAAAGACATCCTCGCTGTCGTTTCCTAG
- the iscB gene encoding RNA-guided endonuclease IscB, with translation MSKVFVLDTNKQTLNPIHPGRARLLLSQGKAAVFRQYPFTIILKKEVSNPVVQPLRVKIDPGAKTTGLAIVNDNTGEVVWVAELQHRGFQLRDALTSRRQLRRSRRNRKTRYRKPHFLNRTRPPSWLPPSLNSRVANILTWVKRLSALCQITAISQELVRFDTQKMQQADISGVGYQQGTLAGYEIREFLLEKWHRTCAYCSARGTKLEIEHIKLKPLLIAAKGHGTRQACRTDKWGFPQRYCSRNKVHKGFQTGDIVKAIVTKGKKVGTYVGRVATRASGSFNISARNGLVQGINHKYCKFMHKKDGYSYAN, from the coding sequence TTGAGCAAAGTTTTCGTTTTAGATACCAACAAGCAAACCCTCAATCCAATTCATCCGGGTAGAGCCAGGTTACTGTTGTCTCAAGGGAAAGCCGCCGTATTCCGGCAGTATCCCTTTACCATAATCTTAAAAAAGGAGGTAAGTAATCCAGTTGTTCAACCATTGCGAGTAAAGATTGACCCAGGGGCGAAAACCACTGGACTAGCAATAGTCAACGACAACACTGGCGAGGTAGTTTGGGTAGCCGAGTTACAGCACCGAGGGTTTCAACTTCGGGATGCTTTGACTTCACGTCGTCAACTACGACGGTCGCGACGCAACCGGAAAACCCGTTACCGTAAACCTCATTTTTTAAACCGCACCCGTCCGCCATCATGGTTGCCGCCATCTCTAAATAGTCGAGTGGCTAATATACTGACCTGGGTTAAGCGTTTGTCGGCACTGTGTCAAATCACTGCCATTTCTCAAGAATTGGTCAGGTTTGACACGCAAAAGATGCAACAAGCAGATATTAGCGGAGTTGGCTACCAGCAAGGCACCCTAGCAGGCTACGAGATACGAGAGTTTCTACTCGAAAAATGGCATAGGACTTGTGCTTACTGTAGCGCTCGCGGAACCAAGCTTGAGATTGAGCATATCAAGCTTAAACCCCTACTGATTGCTGCCAAGGGACATGGGACTCGCCAAGCGTGCCGTACCGATAAGTGGGGTTTTCCACAGCGTTATTGCTCCCGAAATAAAGTCCACAAAGGCTTTCAAACTGGAGATATTGTGAAAGCGATAGTTACCAAGGGCAAAAAAGTCGGGACTTATGTGGGGCGTGTAGCTACTCGTGCCTCTGGCAGCTTCAATATTTCAGCGAGGAACGGATTAGTTCAGGGCATTAATCACAAGTATTGTAAATTTATGCACAAAAAGGATGGGTATTCATACGCAAATTAA
- a CDS encoding radical SAM protein: protein MDVATLSKLGVKHAENAVAESLRIQTGLDWTKPVTFYGIINERCNVKCRQCEYWRLPKYKDEMTVEEWKRALLSIKNFVGEYSINFSGGEPYIKKGFLDILAFANSNGIHCGVTTNGSCMTQENAAKTVAARPFNVNMSVDAPNAELHDYLRGYPGLFAKLSNGIKYLRQEQEKQGISFPIIVKPTLNRLNFRLMPELVEWAQQIGATAVNFQPVNLWTPETYNELWLKAEDYDAFAQVIERLIEMKQNGAPIMTGDDVLRLFLPHFREEKAPESVRPCRVGLRNFWIETDGNVKLCNDYPVIGNIKHQSAKEIWYGEKAKEVRQQTLDCGKLCLITCVSQKTLKDKVLMGMKLLKN, encoded by the coding sequence ATGGATGTTGCAACCCTTTCCAAACTCGGTGTCAAACATGCTGAGAATGCTGTAGCCGAATCCCTACGGATTCAAACCGGATTAGATTGGACAAAGCCAGTCACGTTTTACGGGATTATTAATGAACGTTGTAATGTTAAATGTCGCCAGTGTGAATATTGGCGGCTCCCGAAATATAAGGATGAAATGACGGTTGAGGAGTGGAAACGCGCCCTCCTCAGCATAAAAAACTTTGTGGGTGAGTATTCCATCAACTTTAGTGGCGGTGAACCTTATATCAAAAAAGGATTTCTCGACATACTGGCGTTTGCCAATAGCAATGGTATTCACTGCGGTGTGACCACAAATGGCTCATGCATGACCCAAGAAAACGCTGCCAAAACTGTAGCCGCGCGTCCCTTTAATGTAAATATGTCGGTGGATGCTCCCAATGCGGAACTCCATGATTACCTACGTGGTTATCCCGGTTTATTTGCTAAACTTTCTAACGGCATTAAGTATCTACGCCAGGAACAGGAAAAACAAGGTATAAGCTTCCCGATTATTGTCAAACCGACATTAAATCGCCTTAATTTCCGCTTAATGCCTGAACTGGTAGAATGGGCGCAACAAATTGGCGCGACTGCTGTTAATTTCCAGCCCGTCAATCTTTGGACACCAGAAACCTATAATGAACTGTGGCTGAAAGCCGAAGACTATGACGCCTTTGCTCAGGTCATTGAGCGCCTAATTGAAATGAAGCAAAACGGTGCGCCTATTATGACGGGTGATGATGTTCTGCGGCTTTTCTTACCACATTTCCGTGAAGAAAAGGCTCCTGAATCCGTTCGTCCCTGTCGAGTTGGGCTTCGCAATTTCTGGATTGAAACGGATGGAAATGTGAAACTCTGTAATGACTATCCAGTCATTGGCAATATTAAACACCAGAGCGCGAAAGAAATCTGGTATGGGGAAAAAGCCAAAGAGGTTCGCCAGCAGACATTGGACTGCGGTAAACTTTGCTTGATTACCTGTGTGTCGCAAAAAACGCTTAAGGATAAGGTTTTAATGGGAATGAAGCTACTGAAGAATTGA
- a CDS encoding AAA family ATPase: MKLRSIRLCNFRQFYGKTPEITLATGDRNTTVIHGNNGAGKTTLLNGFTWVLYEKFTAAFASQEQLVNKRAISEAALKESVECWVEIGFEHQNKRYQAKRLCRAYKTEAGVEQGKSELYLQIADDDGRWLLPQQLPEDIIGRILPASLHQYFFFDGERIEQIARSDKKADIAEATKTLLGVEVLNRSIKHLKEARKTLEAELSLIGDSETKKLLKEQKQLEQKSHNLVNRQVEIEQELAHHDELKQTLSSRLLELGGAQELQQLRDELEAQQTLHRDQLKQAKDNLKRALSTRSYTVLLSPVITAFQSIVEDLRSRGELPVGIKQQFVQDLLHSQRCICGTQLQEGTPAYQQVAAWMEKAGLADVEETAIRLGVQVGEIERQIPDFWADVDQQQIILAQERAEISRIETQLDDIRKKLLTFPDEDISQLQKRLDEIDVTLRDLTLEKGANQQQIEQLATDIQAIVKQISKHQMNEAKQALAQRRIAATQDAIERLIEVRTRLDNQFRTSLEKRVQEIFTGISFTPYLPKLNQNYELTLVEKTSGKEELVAASTGENQILSLSFIGGIIDRVRDWIQEQALMGPDSSTFPIVMDSPFGSLDEIYRRQIAQTLPTLANQLVVLVTKTQWRGEVAQEMEPYIGREYVLVYNSPKPECDRDRMELGGVGYDLVKPSPNEFEYTEIVEVEYVF; the protein is encoded by the coding sequence ATGAAGCTGAGGTCAATCCGGCTGTGCAATTTTCGCCAATTTTACGGGAAGACACCCGAAATAACTCTGGCAACTGGCGATCGCAATACGACGGTGATTCATGGTAACAATGGTGCTGGAAAGACGACGCTATTAAATGGCTTCACCTGGGTGCTGTATGAGAAATTCACGGCGGCGTTTGCGTCTCAAGAACAATTGGTGAACAAACGGGCAATTAGTGAAGCTGCCCTAAAGGAATCGGTAGAATGTTGGGTAGAAATTGGGTTTGAGCATCAGAATAAACGCTACCAGGCAAAGCGACTCTGCCGCGCTTACAAGACAGAAGCGGGCGTGGAACAGGGGAAAAGTGAATTATATCTACAAATTGCCGATGATGATGGTCGCTGGCTCTTACCCCAACAATTGCCAGAAGATATCATTGGGCGTATCTTACCTGCAAGCTTACATCAATACTTCTTCTTTGATGGGGAACGAATCGAGCAAATTGCCCGTTCTGATAAAAAAGCCGATATTGCTGAAGCGACAAAGACGTTGCTCGGGGTTGAGGTGTTAAATCGCTCAATTAAGCATCTCAAGGAAGCCAGAAAAACCTTAGAAGCTGAATTATCGTTAATCGGCGATTCGGAAACCAAAAAACTACTCAAAGAACAAAAGCAACTGGAACAAAAAAGTCACAATCTGGTCAATCGTCAAGTCGAAATCGAGCAGGAATTAGCCCACCACGATGAATTAAAGCAAACCTTGAGTAGTCGCTTGTTGGAACTCGGTGGCGCTCAAGAGTTGCAACAGCTACGGGATGAACTGGAAGCCCAACAAACATTACATCGAGACCAGCTTAAACAGGCAAAAGATAACCTTAAACGCGCCCTGTCTACACGTAGCTATACTGTATTATTATCCCCAGTGATCACAGCGTTTCAGTCCATTGTCGAAGACTTGCGATCGCGCGGCGAACTTCCGGTTGGGATTAAACAGCAATTTGTCCAGGATTTGCTGCACAGCCAGCGCTGTATCTGTGGTACGCAATTACAGGAAGGAACGCCAGCCTATCAACAGGTTGCCGCTTGGATGGAGAAAGCTGGATTAGCGGATGTGGAAGAAACGGCGATTCGCTTAGGGGTACAGGTTGGTGAAATTGAACGGCAAATCCCCGATTTTTGGGCAGATGTGGATCAGCAACAGATAATTCTAGCTCAAGAACGAGCGGAAATTTCTCGTATTGAAACCCAACTAGATGATATTAGAAAAAAGCTGCTCACGTTTCCAGATGAGGATATTAGCCAACTACAAAAGCGCCTAGATGAAATTGATGTCACCCTTCGCGATTTAACCTTAGAAAAGGGAGCAAATCAGCAGCAAATTGAACAGTTAGCCACTGATATCCAAGCCATCGTCAAGCAAATTTCTAAGCATCAAATGAATGAGGCAAAGCAAGCCTTGGCGCAACGGCGGATTGCGGCAACTCAGGACGCGATTGAACGATTGATTGAAGTTAGAACCCGACTAGATAATCAGTTTCGCACGTCTTTAGAAAAGCGAGTTCAGGAGATTTTTACTGGGATTTCGTTTACCCCTTATCTGCCTAAACTGAATCAGAACTATGAATTAACATTGGTGGAAAAAACCTCTGGAAAAGAAGAACTCGTGGCGGCGTCTACGGGAGAAAACCAAATTCTCAGCCTGTCATTTATTGGCGGAATTATTGATCGGGTGCGGGATTGGATTCAAGAACAGGCACTGATGGGACCTGATAGTAGTACCTTTCCTATTGTCATGGATTCACCTTTTGGCAGTTTGGATGAAATTTACCGCCGCCAAATTGCCCAAACCCTGCCCACTTTAGCCAATCAGTTAGTCGTGTTAGTCACCAAGACTCAATGGCGAGGAGAGGTGGCGCAAGAGATGGAACCCTATATTGGTCGAGAATACGTCCTGGTTTACAATTCACCGAAACCCGAGTGCGATCGCGATCGCATGGAACTTGGAGGCGTTGGCTATGATTTAGTCAAACCGAGTCCGAATGAGTTTGAATATACAGAAATTGTTGAAGTGGAGTATGTGTTTTAG
- a CDS encoding response regulator transcription factor → MKDNGVRTNKRLLLIDDDPNLILLVKDYLEFRGYDVITAENGREALDVLAQDIPDMIICDVMMPEMDGYALVEYVRQDPSMNWVPVLFLSAKGQSNDRVKGLNTGADVYMVKPFEPEELVAQVESSLRQASRLTTRPQTPGGEPPSNIQVPANVELTPTELKVVQFVARGLANREIAQELNVSQRTIESHVSNMLGKTGLHNRTELARWAIESSQA, encoded by the coding sequence ATGAAAGACAACGGTGTCAGAACTAACAAGCGACTGCTGCTGATTGACGATGACCCTAATCTGATTTTGCTCGTTAAGGACTACCTCGAGTTTCGCGGGTATGACGTGATCACAGCGGAAAATGGTCGAGAGGCGTTGGACGTTCTCGCTCAAGACATTCCGGACATGATCATTTGTGATGTAATGATGCCAGAGATGGATGGCTATGCTCTAGTTGAGTATGTTCGGCAAGATCCGAGCATGAACTGGGTTCCTGTCCTATTTCTCTCTGCCAAAGGACAAAGCAATGATCGGGTGAAGGGACTCAACACCGGTGCCGATGTTTACATGGTCAAACCTTTTGAGCCAGAAGAATTGGTCGCTCAAGTTGAATCATCACTGAGACAGGCTAGCCGCTTAACGACTCGCCCTCAAACACCTGGAGGAGAGCCGCCATCTAACATTCAGGTTCCCGCCAATGTGGAATTGACACCAACGGAACTGAAGGTAGTACAGTTTGTCGCACGCGGGTTGGCAAATCGGGAAATTGCCCAGGAACTTAATGTGAGCCAGCGCACAATTGAAAGCCATGTGTCTAATATGCTGGGCAAAACCGGATTACATAACCGTACCGAATTAGCGCGTTGGGCGATTGAAAGTAGTCAGGCTTAG
- a CDS encoding DUF433 domain-containing protein — MTTTAVSKYVTRNPEILSGEPIITGTRLSVRVIVGLWRLGTPPEEIPTQYPQLTLAQVFDALSFYLDNQAEINEYIEQNHVPDDLIHPAVRQALKAE; from the coding sequence ATGACCACTACAGCCGTTTCCAAATATGTCACTCGCAATCCAGAGATTTTAAGCGGTGAACCGATTATCACCGGGACTCGCCTATCAGTACGAGTCATCGTCGGTTTATGGCGATTGGGGACTCCTCCTGAAGAAATTCCGACACAGTATCCTCAGCTTACCCTGGCTCAAGTTTTTGATGCCCTGAGTTTTTATTTGGATAACCAGGCTGAAATCAATGAGTATATTGAGCAAAACCACGTCCCTGATGACTTGATTCATCCCGCAGTTCGCCAAGCGTTGAAAGCGGAATGA
- a CDS encoding HAD family hydrolase yields the protein MSTDAPTILALDFDGVICDGLLEYFQTAWRTYCKIWQPETTTPPPNIADKFYRLRPVIETGWEMPVLVRALLLGVSESQILQDWSTVLHQCVDSENLQPQKLGQQLDQIRDEWITSDLESWLALHRFYPGVIQRLQSILETPTQIFIVTTKEGRFAKQLLQQQGIELSEDRIIGKEIKRPKHQTLRQLIQEFRDESASLWFVEDRLNTLLSVEQQSDLAQVRLYLADWGYNTAAHRDEVRNHSRIQLLSLSKFSQDFSAWSK from the coding sequence ATGTCAACTGATGCACCCACTATTCTCGCCCTCGACTTTGATGGCGTTATCTGTGACGGACTTCTGGAATATTTCCAAACCGCTTGGCGTACCTACTGCAAAATTTGGCAACCAGAAACCACAACACCGCCACCCAACATAGCGGACAAATTTTACCGCTTGCGCCCTGTGATTGAAACCGGATGGGAAATGCCTGTTTTAGTACGAGCCTTACTTTTAGGCGTTTCAGAATCCCAGATTTTACAAGATTGGTCAACCGTTTTACATCAATGTGTTGACTCCGAAAACTTGCAGCCACAGAAATTGGGTCAACAGTTGGATCAAATTCGCGACGAATGGATTACGAGTGATTTAGAGAGTTGGTTAGCACTGCACCGCTTTTATCCTGGAGTGATTCAGCGCCTACAGAGCATATTAGAAACACCAACGCAGATTTTTATTGTCACCACTAAAGAAGGGCGATTTGCCAAGCAGTTATTACAACAACAAGGTATCGAACTATCAGAGGATAGAATTATCGGTAAAGAAATTAAACGTCCCAAACACCAAACTCTACGACAACTTATACAAGAATTTAGAGATGAATCTGCAAGTCTTTGGTTTGTAGAAGATCGGTTAAATACCTTACTATCAGTGGAACAGCAATCAGACTTGGCTCAGGTGAGACTCTATTTAGCGGATTGGGGCTATAATACAGCCGCGCACCGAGACGAGGTTCGCAATCATTCAAGAATTCAGTTATTGTCTCTGTCCAAGTTTAGTCAGGATTTCTCAGCTTGGTCTAAATAG
- a CDS encoding DNA double-strand break repair nuclease NurA, producing MLDLTKLAKQIPGISQHLKGEALASRQRWELAQKLLLETNTRQDDLIQSHQQWRDRITFTAAVPVEPLDTRLDLDSPPESHTVFATDGSQISPSHHEIAYCYLINVGRVMLHYGQSLHPLLDNLPEVFYRPEDLYISRQWGIRTEEWMGYCRTVSEVAILADMACRWVNPPGSHFDIPNLAMVDGSLIYWFLESLPTEARDRILPPILAAWDQLRSVNVPLMGYLSASRSNEALHFLRLQACPYDTPNCLSHCASVTDKLPCQVVEPLRDTMLWSSLLQPGQRSPLFRSSVRILDLYDHHRIYFCYVHVGTEIARVEVPEWVAQDTMLFNQALSLMLAQVYKGYGYPIAIAEAHNQAVVRGGDRARFFTLLEQQMIRAGLRNVGTSYKEARKRGSIS from the coding sequence ATGCTCGATCTCACGAAACTCGCGAAACAAATCCCTGGAATTAGCCAGCATCTGAAAGGGGAGGCGCTGGCAAGTCGCCAACGCTGGGAATTAGCCCAAAAGCTGCTGCTGGAGACTAATACCCGACAGGATGACTTGATTCAATCCCACCAGCAATGGCGCGATCGCATAACTTTTACGGCGGCTGTTCCCGTCGAACCCCTGGATACTCGCCTTGATCTGGACTCCCCTCCGGAAAGCCACACGGTTTTCGCTACCGATGGATCTCAAATTTCTCCCTCCCATCACGAAATCGCCTATTGTTATTTAATTAATGTCGGTCGGGTGATGCTGCACTATGGGCAGAGTTTACACCCGCTTTTGGATAACCTACCCGAAGTCTTTTACCGACCCGAAGATTTATACATATCTCGCCAATGGGGGATTCGTACTGAAGAATGGATGGGATATTGTCGCACTGTGTCTGAGGTGGCGATATTGGCAGATATGGCGTGTCGCTGGGTGAATCCCCCCGGTTCTCACTTCGATATTCCTAATCTGGCGATGGTGGATGGATCTCTGATTTACTGGTTTCTGGAGTCCTTACCCACAGAAGCCCGCGATCGCATCCTACCGCCAATTTTAGCCGCTTGGGATCAGTTGCGATCGGTGAATGTACCACTGATGGGCTATTTGAGCGCGTCTCGCAGCAACGAAGCCCTGCATTTTCTTCGGTTACAAGCCTGTCCTTATGACACCCCAAACTGTCTCAGCCATTGCGCCTCTGTTACCGATAAATTGCCTTGTCAGGTTGTTGAACCCTTACGTGATACGATGCTCTGGTCGAGTTTACTACAACCCGGACAACGTAGTCCTTTGTTTCGCAGTTCGGTACGAATTTTAGATCTATACGATCATCACCGGATTTACTTCTGCTATGTTCACGTTGGTACAGAAATTGCCCGCGTCGAGGTTCCAGAATGGGTAGCCCAAGATACGATGTTATTCAATCAAGCCCTAAGTTTAATGCTGGCACAGGTTTACAAAGGCTATGGCTATCCCATTGCTATAGCAGAAGCCCATAATCAGGCTGTGGTTCGGGGAGGCGATCGCGCCCGCTTTTTTACCCTATTAGAACAGCAAATGATTCGCGCTGGGTTACGAAATGTGGGAACATCCTACAAAGAAGCCCGTAAGCGTGGCAGTATTTCGTGA
- a CDS encoding (2Fe-2S) ferredoxin domain-containing protein, with translation MKMNRASDKTLLEKNVHSLGLNQIQRHVLLCADQTKPKCCSKQASLDSWDYLKTRLKQLKLDQPTQERPSCIFRTKANCLRVCASGPILVVYPDGVWYRNATPEVIERIIQEHLIGNKIVEDYAFLVHPLPESDQSPISDAAGAKRANRQSPPQITPEKIARVDQPKSPWRKIFQRFWKG, from the coding sequence ATGAAGATGAATAGAGCCTCAGACAAAACGCTGTTGGAAAAAAATGTGCATAGCCTGGGACTGAATCAAATTCAACGCCATGTTTTGCTATGCGCTGACCAGACTAAACCGAAGTGCTGCTCTAAACAAGCGAGTCTGGATTCCTGGGACTACTTAAAAACTCGTCTGAAACAGCTTAAGCTGGATCAACCCACTCAGGAGCGACCAAGCTGCATCTTCCGTACCAAAGCTAACTGTCTGCGCGTCTGTGCGAGTGGTCCAATTCTGGTGGTTTACCCGGATGGTGTTTGGTATCGTAACGCGACGCCAGAGGTGATCGAACGCATTATTCAAGAGCATCTCATTGGCAACAAGATTGTGGAAGACTATGCTTTTTTGGTTCATCCTCTCCCAGAAAGCGATCAATCTCCTATCTCCGACGCAGCAGGAGCTAAAAGAGCGAACCGTCAATCCCCACCGCAGATAACTCCTGAAAAAATTGCCCGTGTAGATCAACCGAAAAGCCCTTGGAGAAAGATTTTCCAGCGATTCTGGAAAGGCTAG
- a CDS encoding class I SAM-dependent methyltransferase has product MQYIRCNLCSNDDYTILFEPGVAQISQIVQCNCCNLMYANPRAKDADHVGIETWNPDWVLSNPNRQKLEKESLQVKDYESTKKFLNEYYPQKGKLLEIGSSFGYLLNFFKKDEWHVMGVEPNLGACKYAESNFGIKAIPSILEKAEISDKSVDVVLMMHVIEHLPNPSMTFKEVYRLLKPGGIFVVETPRYDTLVFKLLGKRERSLSCNGHIYFFTSQTLEKMATQTGFTMLKLDYVGRSLTLDRLFYNFGVMSKNKLIKDKLNDFSKKFNLNQVRIYINARDMQRAYLMKPA; this is encoded by the coding sequence ATGCAATATATCAGATGCAATCTCTGTAGTAACGATGACTACACTATTTTATTTGAACCTGGTGTAGCTCAAATCAGTCAAATTGTTCAGTGTAACTGTTGTAATTTGATGTATGCTAACCCTAGGGCAAAAGATGCGGATCATGTAGGGATCGAGACGTGGAATCCAGATTGGGTTCTATCTAATCCAAATCGACAAAAGTTAGAAAAAGAATCACTTCAGGTTAAAGATTATGAATCAACCAAAAAATTTCTGAATGAATATTATCCCCAAAAAGGCAAACTACTGGAAATAGGCAGTAGTTTTGGTTACTTATTAAACTTTTTTAAAAAAGATGAATGGCATGTAATGGGAGTTGAACCTAATTTAGGTGCATGTAAATATGCAGAATCTAATTTTGGCATAAAAGCTATTCCTAGCATCTTAGAGAAAGCAGAAATTAGCGATAAGTCAGTCGATGTAGTATTAATGATGCATGTTATAGAGCATCTACCTAATCCATCTATGACTTTTAAAGAAGTTTATCGCCTCTTGAAGCCAGGTGGAATCTTTGTTGTAGAAACGCCCAGATACGACACGTTAGTGTTCAAATTGTTGGGCAAAAGAGAAAGAAGCCTAAGTTGCAATGGACATATTTACTTTTTTACTAGCCAGACTCTAGAAAAAATGGCAACTCAAACTGGCTTTACAATGCTGAAGTTAGACTATGTTGGTCGCTCACTAACTCTAGACAGGCTTTTTTATAATTTTGGTGTTATGAGTAAGAATAAACTAATCAAAGATAAACTCAATGATTTTTCCAAAAAATTTAATCTAAATCAAGTAAGAATCTACATTAACGCCAGAGATATGCAACGGGCGTATTTGATGAAACCTGCGTAA
- the groL gene encoding chaperonin GroEL (60 kDa chaperone family; promotes refolding of misfolded polypeptides especially under stressful conditions; forms two stacked rings of heptamers to form a barrel-shaped 14mer; ends can be capped by GroES; misfolded proteins enter the barrel where they are refolded when GroES binds), with product MAKRIIYNENARRALEKGMDILAESVAVTLGPKGRNVVLEKKFGAPQIVNDGVTIAKEIELEDHVENTGVALIRQAASKTNDAAGDGTTTATVLAHAMVKEGLRNVAAGANAIALKRGIEKAIAFLVDKIAENARPVEDSKAIAQVGSISAGNDEEVGQMIAQAMDKVGKEGVISLEEGKSMTTELEITEGMRFDKGYISPYFATDMERMEAILEEPFILITDKKITLVQDIVPVLEQVARSSRPLLILAEDIEKEALATLVVNRLRGVLNVAAVKAPGFGDRRKAMLEDIAVLTGGQLITEDAGLKLENTKLEMLGKARRITITKDNTTIVAEGNEAGVKARCEQIRRQIEESDSSYDQEKLQERLAKLSGGVAVVKVGAATETEMKDRKLRLEDAINATKAAVEEGIVPGGGTTLAHLTPTLESWANENLSGEGLIGAMIVSRALAAPLKRIAENAGQNGAVIAERVKEKDFNVGYNAATNEFVDMFEAGIVDPAKVTRSALQNAASIAGMVLTTECIVVDKPEPKEGAGAGAGMGDFDY from the coding sequence ATGGCTAAGCGCATCATTTACAACGAAAATGCTCGTCGCGCCCTGGAAAAGGGTATGGACATTCTGGCAGAATCCGTTGCCGTTACCCTCGGTCCAAAAGGTCGCAACGTGGTTCTGGAGAAAAAGTTTGGCGCTCCTCAAATTGTCAATGACGGGGTGACCATTGCTAAAGAAATCGAATTAGAAGACCACGTTGAAAACACGGGTGTCGCCCTGATTCGTCAAGCTGCGTCTAAGACTAATGATGCAGCGGGTGACGGTACTACAACCGCTACCGTGTTGGCTCATGCCATGGTTAAAGAAGGCTTGCGGAACGTGGCGGCTGGTGCGAATGCGATCGCCCTGAAGCGGGGGATTGAGAAAGCCATTGCTTTCTTGGTGGACAAGATTGCCGAAAATGCCCGTCCTGTTGAAGATTCTAAAGCCATTGCTCAAGTTGGTTCCATCTCTGCTGGTAATGACGAAGAAGTCGGTCAGATGATTGCCCAAGCTATGGATAAGGTGGGCAAAGAAGGCGTGATTTCCTTGGAAGAAGGGAAATCCATGACCACCGAATTAGAAATCACCGAAGGGATGCGCTTTGACAAGGGCTATATTTCGCCCTACTTCGCTACCGACATGGAGCGGATGGAAGCGATTCTGGAAGAACCCTTCATCCTGATCACCGACAAGAAAATCACCCTGGTTCAGGACATAGTACCTGTACTCGAGCAAGTTGCCCGTTCCAGTCGCCCTCTGCTGATTCTGGCTGAAGACATTGAAAAAGAAGCCCTAGCGACTCTGGTGGTCAACCGCCTGCGCGGTGTGCTGAATGTCGCGGCGGTTAAAGCACCGGGTTTTGGCGATCGCCGTAAAGCCATGCTGGAAGATATCGCCGTATTGACCGGTGGTCAACTCATCACCGAAGACGCGGGTCTGAAGCTGGAAAACACCAAGCTAGAGATGCTGGGTAAGGCACGTCGCATTACCATCACCAAAGACAACACCACGATTGTGGCGGAAGGCAACGAAGCAGGTGTTAAAGCTCGTTGTGAACAAATCCGTCGTCAGATTGAAGAATCCGATTCCTCCTACGACCAAGAGAAACTGCAAGAACGTTTGGCGAAGTTGTCCGGTGGCGTTGCTGTGGTCAAAGTCGGGGCGGCTACCGAAACCGAAATGAAAGACCGCAAGCTGCGCTTAGAAGACGCGATTAACGCGACTAAAGCGGCGGTAGAAGAAGGGATTGTTCCCGGTGGTGGTACGACTCTGGCTCACCTCACCCCGACCCTGGAATCGTGGGCAAATGAAAACCTGAGCGGTGAAGGTTTGATTGGGGCGATGATTGTTTCCCGTGCGCTCGCAGCACCCCTGAAGCGGATTGCTGAGAATGCGGGTCAAAATGGTGCGGTTATCGCTGAGCGGGTGAAAGAGAAAGATTTCAACGTTGGCTACAACGCAGCGACGAATGAATTCGTTGATATGTTTGAAGCTGGTATCGTTGACCCCGCCAAGGTGACTCGTTCCGCTCTACAAAATGCCGCCTCAATCGCGGGTATGGTATTGACTACTGAATGTATCGTAGTTGACAAGCCTGAACCTAAGGAAGGTGCTGGTGCTGGCGCTGGTATGGGCGATTTCGATTACTAA